In Fervidobacterium thailandense, a genomic segment contains:
- the murD gene encoding UDP-N-acetylmuramoyl-L-alanine--D-glutamate ligase — protein MRYALVGFGLSNKYAAQFLRKIGEQVFVSESGKLSQEDKAFLEESGIEYEEGQNSERILQADVILTSPSVPYNHPILMKARESGIKVETEITYFMRFLDWDPSTIAITGSVGKSTTVAMTNHLISKTKTSQISGNFGIPIAQILLENKRPEYLVIEISSFQLYWAEYFKPKIAAITNIYPNHLDWHPSMEHYVESKMKITKWQDNEDYFVYNPRDLETFKRLALVQAKRVPATVDFSIDEIPFHIRTRQNIENIAMAKTIVKVLGLPFQMSFLDDFTPLPHRMEYVTTWNGVHFYNDSKATNAAAVIKALENFDTNVILILAGKGKNEDYTNLAEEIKKRCKFVALVGPIADAVEPYLAAREITFRRYENIEGAVSDICSFAQPGDVVLLSPGGASYDRYRNFEERGEHFKSVVRTLVEQM, from the coding sequence ATGAGGTACGCACTCGTTGGTTTCGGGCTAAGCAACAAGTATGCAGCGCAGTTTCTTCGAAAGATCGGTGAGCAGGTTTTTGTCAGTGAGTCCGGAAAACTTTCCCAAGAGGACAAGGCATTCTTAGAGGAATCGGGTATCGAATACGAGGAGGGACAGAACTCCGAACGCATTCTTCAAGCCGACGTAATACTCACCAGTCCAAGTGTCCCGTACAACCATCCAATTTTAATGAAAGCTCGCGAGTCGGGAATCAAGGTCGAAACCGAGATAACGTACTTTATGAGATTCCTCGATTGGGACCCCTCCACGATTGCCATAACTGGCTCCGTTGGTAAGAGCACAACTGTGGCCATGACCAATCATCTGATTTCCAAGACAAAAACGTCCCAGATATCTGGAAATTTCGGAATCCCCATTGCACAGATACTACTTGAGAACAAGCGCCCGGAGTACTTGGTTATAGAAATCAGCTCTTTTCAACTGTACTGGGCCGAGTACTTCAAACCTAAGATAGCCGCGATAACGAACATCTACCCGAACCATCTGGACTGGCATCCTTCGATGGAACACTACGTCGAATCAAAGATGAAGATTACAAAATGGCAGGACAACGAGGATTACTTCGTTTACAACCCGAGGGATTTGGAGACGTTCAAGAGGCTCGCCTTGGTCCAGGCGAAACGCGTTCCCGCCACCGTCGATTTCAGTATCGACGAGATACCTTTCCACATACGAACAAGGCAAAATATAGAAAACATCGCCATGGCCAAGACGATTGTGAAGGTACTGGGCTTACCGTTCCAGATGAGTTTTCTCGATGACTTCACCCCTCTTCCGCACAGGATGGAGTACGTTACCACGTGGAACGGTGTGCACTTCTACAACGACTCAAAGGCAACCAACGCAGCGGCTGTGATTAAAGCATTGGAGAATTTCGATACGAACGTAATCCTAATCCTTGCTGGCAAGGGAAAAAATGAGGATTACACAAACCTTGCCGAAGAGATAAAGAAGAGATGTAAATTTGTTGCACTCGTCGGCCCGATCGCGGATGCCGTCGAGCCGTACTTAGCGGCGAGGGAAATCACCTTCAGAAGGTACGAAAATATTGAAGGAGCCGTTTCGGATATTTGTTCGTTTGCTCAGCCCGGTGACGTGGTACTTCTGAGTCCGGGAGGTGCAAGTTACGACAGGTACAGGAACTTTGAGGAGCGTGGAGAACACTTTAAGTCCGTGGTAAGAACCTTAGTGGAACAAATGTAA
- the eno gene encoding phosphopyruvate hydratase — MYAEIIDVRAREVLDSRGNPTVEVEVYLDDGSVGSAIVPSGASTGKFEALELRDGDKKRYQGKGVLKAVQHVNEEIGPRIIGLNAFDQVYIDKVLLELDGTENKSRLGANAILGTSMAVARAAANSLGLPLYKYLGGANAKVLPVPFMNVINGGAHADNNLDIQEFMLVPAGAPTFREALRYGAEVFHTLKKILKDAGHVTAVGDEGGFAPNLKSNEEAIQILIQAIEKAGYKPGEDIFIALDCAASEFYNEETGKYNIDGQEKTGEELIEYYTMLIDKYWPVIISIEDPFEQEDWDSYVAFTQKVGGKVQIVGDDLYVTNVKRLAKGIELFATNSILIKLNQIGSVTETLDTIEMAKTAGMTNIISHRSGETEDTFIADLAVATNAGMIKTGSLSRSERIAKYNQLLRIEEELGDAAIYKGLAAFYSIKR; from the coding sequence ATGTACGCCGAAATTATCGACGTAAGGGCAAGGGAAGTGCTCGATTCCCGCGGAAATCCGACGGTTGAGGTGGAAGTGTACCTTGACGATGGTTCGGTTGGTAGTGCGATCGTTCCAAGTGGTGCATCAACGGGAAAGTTCGAAGCACTTGAACTGAGGGACGGTGACAAGAAGAGGTACCAGGGTAAAGGAGTATTGAAAGCCGTCCAGCACGTGAACGAGGAAATCGGTCCAAGGATCATTGGACTGAACGCGTTCGACCAGGTTTACATCGATAAAGTACTCCTCGAACTTGACGGGACGGAGAACAAATCCAGACTCGGTGCGAACGCAATCCTTGGTACGTCCATGGCTGTAGCGAGGGCCGCTGCAAACAGCCTCGGGCTGCCACTCTACAAGTACCTCGGTGGTGCCAACGCAAAAGTACTTCCGGTTCCTTTCATGAACGTTATCAACGGCGGTGCACACGCTGACAACAACCTTGACATCCAGGAATTCATGCTCGTTCCTGCCGGTGCACCAACATTCAGGGAAGCGCTGAGGTACGGTGCGGAAGTCTTCCACACGCTGAAAAAGATACTCAAAGACGCCGGTCACGTCACGGCCGTTGGTGACGAAGGAGGATTTGCGCCAAACCTGAAATCGAACGAAGAGGCTATCCAGATCCTCATCCAAGCCATAGAAAAGGCAGGATACAAACCCGGGGAGGATATCTTCATCGCTCTTGACTGCGCCGCGAGTGAGTTTTACAACGAAGAAACCGGAAAGTACAACATCGACGGTCAGGAAAAGACGGGTGAGGAACTGATAGAGTACTACACAATGCTGATTGACAAATACTGGCCGGTTATCATTTCGATTGAGGACCCGTTCGAGCAGGAAGATTGGGACAGCTACGTGGCCTTCACGCAGAAGGTTGGCGGAAAGGTTCAAATCGTCGGTGACGACCTCTACGTGACGAATGTCAAGAGACTTGCCAAGGGTATCGAATTGTTCGCAACCAACTCAATCCTGATTAAGCTCAACCAGATCGGATCGGTCACTGAAACGCTCGACACCATCGAGATGGCCAAGACGGCTGGTATGACGAACATCATAAGCCACAGGAGTGGAGAAACGGAGGATACGTTCATCGCGGATCTTGCCGTCGCAACGAACGCTGGTATGATCAAAACGGGTTCTCTCTCCAGAAGCGAAAGGATTGCGAAGTACAACCAACTCTTGAGGATCGAGGAGGAACTCGGTGACGCAGCAATATACAAAGGACTTGCGGCGTTCTACAGTATCAAGAGATAA
- a CDS encoding DNA polymerase Y family protein — translation MLYRRVALLDMDSYFASIECVRNLALARRPFAVIGHGEKTVVTSPNAVAKKYGVRTGMTLNEAKSLCPEIVFIKADFTYYEFTTLKIVQLIEKYFPVYKEASIDEFYIALDPVDKPLERLKDLKETIRNTLGLSCTIGVGMNPIVAKTACELSKPNGFFVVDNLREFSYFVDIKSVPGVGKSTAEILERLGIRFLSELLKTDFPDGSEISRLKFLITKEYTEPEFFKQQLPKSVGHFYTFDKNLRNFDEGAEILTYLLYGLYSKILRSRMGAKSLSVLVKFYDGTRLGLSRSLGIPVSDFTLLKNVVLEMLKKIWKDKPVVKMGVMLSNLKKVNGKQLSLFWSNEEFRYERLSFVEDVHFGGFLTFKDKKAVG, via the coding sequence ATGCTTTACAGACGTGTAGCACTCCTCGATATGGACTCATACTTTGCGTCCATCGAATGCGTCAGGAATCTCGCGCTTGCAAGAAGACCGTTCGCGGTAATAGGACATGGTGAAAAGACCGTTGTGACGAGCCCAAACGCTGTAGCCAAGAAATACGGGGTAAGGACGGGGATGACGCTCAACGAGGCGAAGAGCCTATGTCCTGAGATCGTTTTTATTAAAGCGGATTTCACGTATTACGAATTCACCACGTTGAAGATCGTGCAGTTGATCGAGAAGTACTTCCCCGTGTACAAGGAGGCGAGTATCGACGAGTTTTACATAGCACTTGATCCCGTGGACAAGCCTCTCGAAAGGTTGAAGGATTTGAAAGAGACGATAAGAAACACTCTCGGTTTAAGCTGCACGATCGGCGTCGGAATGAATCCCATCGTGGCAAAAACCGCGTGTGAGCTCTCAAAGCCGAACGGTTTCTTCGTGGTGGACAATTTGAGGGAATTTTCCTACTTTGTCGATATCAAAAGTGTACCCGGCGTCGGGAAAAGTACCGCCGAAATCCTTGAGAGACTCGGTATCAGATTCCTCTCTGAACTACTTAAAACGGACTTCCCCGATGGTAGTGAAATTTCGCGCTTGAAGTTTTTAATAACAAAAGAATACACTGAACCCGAGTTCTTCAAGCAGCAACTCCCTAAGAGTGTCGGACATTTCTACACATTTGACAAGAATTTGAGAAACTTTGATGAAGGAGCGGAGATTTTAACGTACCTGCTGTACGGACTGTACTCCAAGATTCTCAGGAGTAGAATGGGGGCAAAATCTTTGTCGGTGCTTGTAAAATTTTACGATGGAACACGGTTAGGACTATCGAGGAGTCTCGGAATTCCCGTGAGTGATTTCACCTTACTCAAAAATGTTGTACTGGAGATGCTCAAAAAGATTTGGAAGGATAAGCCCGTTGTAAAGATGGGTGTGATGCTCAGTAACCTTAAAAAGGTCAACGGTAAACAATTAAGCTTATTCTGGAGCAACGAGGAGTTTCGGTACGAACGCCTGAGTTTTGTGGAGGATGTCCACTTCGGTGGATTTCTCACCTTCAAAGATAAAAAAGCGGTCGGCTGA
- a CDS encoding alpha-amylase family glycosyl hydrolase, protein MIGYEIFVRSFADSNDDGIGDFLGIASKVDYLKRLGVDLVWLTPHFKSPSYHGYDIIDYFDTNASFGSIEDFKKMVQVLHENGIKLVIDLPLNHVSDRHHWFKAAMRGEKPYVDYFLWAQPHFNLKEKRHWDEELLWHERNGKVYYGVFGGSSPDLNYDNPEVVEKALEILTYWLQLGVDGFRFDAAKHIYDYDTKEGKFRYDHDKNVAFWKLVMDRAREVKGGDVFAVTEVWDDPEIVDRYATTIGCSFNFYFTEAIRESMQHGAVYKIVDCFQRTLTKKPYRPSNFTGNHDMHRLASVLQNEDQRKVFFGLLMTTPGIPFIYYGDELGMRGVYDSTFTEDVIEPLPWYASLSGEGQTFWKAVRFNRAFSGVSVEEQLSRDDSLLKTAIEWTNFRKSNSWLTNAWVQDVTHNTFVVAYTVTDGENGFRVYANIAGHSESFEGITLKPYEVRVL, encoded by the coding sequence GTGATAGGCTACGAAATATTTGTGCGCTCTTTTGCCGATTCAAACGACGACGGGATAGGTGATTTTCTCGGTATAGCAAGTAAGGTGGATTACCTCAAACGCCTTGGTGTGGATCTCGTATGGTTGACTCCGCATTTCAAGTCGCCGAGCTACCATGGCTACGATATCATAGACTATTTTGATACGAACGCAAGTTTTGGCTCGATAGAAGATTTCAAAAAGATGGTCCAGGTGCTCCACGAGAACGGCATAAAGTTGGTTATAGACTTGCCACTCAACCACGTTTCGGATAGACATCATTGGTTCAAAGCCGCTATGCGTGGTGAAAAACCTTACGTTGATTATTTTCTCTGGGCACAACCACATTTCAATCTGAAGGAAAAGCGGCATTGGGACGAAGAACTACTCTGGCACGAGAGGAACGGGAAAGTCTACTACGGGGTTTTCGGAGGCTCCTCGCCGGATCTAAATTATGATAATCCCGAAGTTGTTGAAAAGGCACTCGAGATACTAACTTATTGGCTGCAGCTCGGAGTTGATGGATTCAGATTCGATGCGGCTAAGCATATCTATGATTACGATACGAAAGAGGGTAAGTTCAGGTACGACCACGATAAAAACGTCGCTTTCTGGAAACTCGTGATGGACAGGGCACGTGAAGTCAAAGGTGGGGACGTTTTTGCCGTTACCGAAGTCTGGGATGACCCGGAGATAGTGGATCGCTACGCAACGACGATTGGTTGTTCGTTCAACTTCTATTTCACCGAGGCCATCAGGGAATCGATGCAGCATGGAGCAGTCTACAAGATAGTCGACTGCTTCCAAAGAACGCTTACAAAGAAACCCTACAGGCCGAGCAACTTCACCGGTAACCACGATATGCACAGGTTGGCAAGTGTGCTGCAGAACGAGGATCAAAGAAAGGTCTTCTTTGGACTGTTGATGACCACTCCCGGTATCCCGTTCATCTACTACGGTGATGAACTCGGGATGCGCGGGGTCTACGATTCCACCTTCACGGAAGATGTGATTGAACCCCTGCCGTGGTACGCCTCACTTTCCGGCGAAGGTCAGACGTTTTGGAAGGCTGTCCGCTTCAACAGGGCTTTTTCCGGTGTGTCCGTGGAAGAGCAGCTGAGTCGAGATGATAGCTTGCTGAAAACGGCTATCGAATGGACGAATTTCAGAAAATCCAACTCTTGGTTAACGAATGCCTGGGTTCAGGATGTCACCCACAACACCTTTGTCGTCGCTTACACGGTCACCGATGGAGAGAATGGTTTCAGGGTGTACGCGAACATCGCTGGTCATTCGGAAAGTTTCGAGGGAATAACGCTGAAGCCGTACGAAGTACGGGTACTCTAA